A genomic stretch from Sebastes fasciatus isolate fSebFas1 chromosome 23, fSebFas1.pri, whole genome shotgun sequence includes:
- the ssbp1 gene encoding single-stranded DNA-binding protein, mitochondrial encodes MLRSASAQIFRQVVRYSSTDTNLILERSINRVQLLGRVGQDPVMRQVEGRNPVTIFSLATNEMWRSGDGETSPTGDISQKTTWHRVSVFKPGLRDVAYQYVKKGSRILVEGKLDYGEYTDKNQVRRQATTIIADNIVFLSDNIRDRT; translated from the exons ATGTTGAGAAGTGCCTCAGCACAG ATCTTCAGACAGGTGGTGAGATACAGCAGCACAGACACCAACCTCATCCTGGAGAGAT CGATAAACCGTGTGCAGCTGTTAGGCCGAGTGGGTCAGGACCCGGTGATGAGACAAGTGGAGGGTCGTAACCCGGTTACCATCTTCTCGTTAGCGACCAATGAAATGTGGCGCTCTGGAGACGGAGAGACGAGCCCAACAG GTGACATCAGTCAGAAGACGACGTGGCATCGCGTGTCCGTGTTCAAACCCGGTCTGAGAGATGTGGCCTACCAGTACGTCAAGAAAGG GTCTAGGATTCTAGTGGAGGGGAAACTGGACTACGGAGAATATACGGACAAGAACCAGGTCAGACGCCAGGCCACCACCATCATCGCAG ACAACATCGTCTTCCTGAGCGACAACATCCGAGACAGAACCTGA